TGAGAGTGTCTTTAATGGTAGCAGCCTCTTGAGTAACGATGCTGTCTTTTGATACTTCTTCGTTACTATTTTTGTTTTCTTTTTCTTTTTCTTTTTCAACATTTTCCTTACAAGAAAGCAGTAGTACAAGAGGTATAAAAATCCAGATTTTGTTCATTATTTTCATGTTTTTAGTTTTCGTCAAAATGTATTGTTTTTTCAAGAGTACGGTTGTACTCAATAGTACTATTTTTTATTAATTTAGGGTTTGTTAAACCATATTCTATTCTTTCTAGTTTTATTTCTAAACGGGTTGGAATGGTTAAAGAATCATTAAAATAAGATTTAGGAATGGTATAATTACCAGAGGGGGCTTTTAGCGTATCCATTTGTCTTTCTCCAAAACCGTGTTGGGTTATATTTTCTGAAGTTTCTTTAATAACTAGTGTTCCTTTTTGAAATTCCAAATGATGTGGTGTGTAAAGATGATTCCAATTAAAAACAAAATCCTCGTTTGTTGAGATACGCTCTGGGATATTAAATTCGGTATTTCTGTTTTGAATCATAGGCTTTATATAAGCTAAAGGATAGGTAGTGCTATCAGGTAAAATGATTTCAAAATAATAAGAATCGCTTCTGCGTAAACTATCCGTTCGGTAAAACGATGTTTTTGTATAGTACAATTCGTTTTTTACATATAATTCCATAGGAAAGCCATTTAATAACACTTTTATGTTTTCATTAATTATCTTTTTTTTACCATCCGTCAGTACTACTTTTATTTGGTTTAAAGCGTCTTCTCTGTCACCATCTTTAATTTGAATATGTACTTTTAATTTTTCTATATTTTTTGCGTCTGCATCAGAAAGTGTTGAAACATCACAGCAACTAAAAAGAAATAGAATTAATAGTATGGAAAAGTATCTTCTCATAATCATTAGTAACGTTTTTGCAAGTGAATTGTTATAAAATAGATTTTGGGAGAGTCCTTATTTCTATGATAAGTCAAAAATAGGATCCATTGGTCAACTATAAAGCTACCAATGTGAATTCGAGGTGATTTAATATATATATGAAATATAAGACTATAGATTTGGAATAATTAAAAATACTCAACTTATAATTTTGAGAAATATAAATAGGAGAAAAGATGTAGTATGGTTTAAATTTATAACCCCGTAATATGAAAGGTAATGATGAAAAAGTGCCTGATATAATTCAGATCTATTATAAAGAATTTTGACTACCGTTTACTTATTAAAAAAGGCGTTCTCTTCATCAGTTAATAATCTTGAATGGATTAAGAAACGAAGTCCCAACGGTATTTCTAAGGAAAAACTAGCACCGCGACCTTCGGTAATATCTACGGTTAAATGGGTGTGTTTCCAATATTCAAATTGATCTTGGTTCATGTAAAAATTAACACCCTCAATTTCTCCTAAAAGAATATCACTTTCATCTAAATACATATCTCCTTTTTCAAAAACCATAGGAGCAGAGCCATCACAACAGCCACCACTTTGATGAAAAATTAATTCGCCATGTTTTGCTTTTAATTGTTGTAAAATTATTGCTGCTTTTTTCGTAATTGCTATTCTTTCCATGGTATGAAGTTTAAAAAAAGGCTGAATATAATATCCAGCCTTGGCTATAAAAAAGAATCTATTAAAAGAAACCCAGTTTGTTTTTATCGTAAGAAATCAACATGTTCTTCGTTTGACGGTAGTAATTGAGCATCATTACATGGTTTTCTC
The nucleotide sequence above comes from Aureibaculum algae. Encoded proteins:
- a CDS encoding DUF779 domain-containing protein, whose protein sequence is MERIAITKKAAIILQQLKAKHGELIFHQSGGCCDGSAPMVFEKGDMYLDESDILLGEIEGVNFYMNQDQFEYWKHTHLTVDITEGRGASFSLEIPLGLRFLIHSRLLTDEENAFFNK